The Sulfurimonas hydrogeniphila genome includes a window with the following:
- the hypB gene encoding hydrogenase nickel incorporation protein HypB gives MCADCGCSITGTTLGDGHHHHHDHSHEHQAAHETLHHNPQLNDSKTISVITKILDKNNHEAGHNRAHFDKHNVLSINLMSSPGSGKTTLLENMADMADFKFGVIEGDLETSRDAERIKAKGIPAYQIQTGSACHLDAFMVHKGLHEMPLEEIDVCFVENVGNLVCPASYDVGTHLNIVLVSVPEGSDKIEKYPVMFRQADLILITKTDLLEHFEYDVEHEKNEARKIKPNVDILEVNIKDKASVEKVIDWIEFKRKMRG, from the coding sequence ATGTGTGCAGATTGCGGATGCAGTATAACAGGAACAACTTTAGGAGATGGGCATCACCATCATCACGACCATAGCCATGAACACCAGGCAGCACATGAAACACTGCATCATAACCCACAGCTCAATGATTCTAAAACGATTAGTGTCATTACAAAAATTTTAGATAAAAACAATCATGAAGCAGGACATAACCGTGCCCATTTTGATAAACACAATGTCTTGAGTATTAATCTGATGAGCAGCCCGGGAAGCGGAAAAACGACACTTTTGGAAAATATGGCTGATATGGCTGATTTTAAGTTTGGAGTCATCGAGGGTGATTTGGAAACAAGCAGAGATGCTGAGCGGATTAAAGCAAAAGGGATACCGGCATATCAGATTCAAACAGGCAGTGCCTGTCATTTGGATGCTTTTATGGTACATAAGGGTCTGCATGAAATGCCTCTTGAGGAGATTGATGTCTGTTTTGTGGAAAATGTCGGCAATCTTGTCTGTCCTGCATCTTATGATGTCGGTACACATCTGAATATTGTCCTTGTTTCGGTTCCTGAGGGGAGCGACAAGATAGAAAAATATCCTGTAATGTTTCGTCAGGCTGATTTGATACTTATTACAAAAACGGATTTGCTTGAGCATTTTGAGTATGATGTGGAACATGAAAAAAATGAAGCACGAAAAATCAAGCCAAATGTAGATATTTTGGAAGTAAATATCAAAGACAAAGCCTCCGTTGAAAAAGTGATAGACTGGATAGAGTTTAAAAGAAAGATGAGAGGGTAA
- a CDS encoding transposase has translation MEAFLDNKSALDASKLLHISYVCAKNYYQDFRMLCANISEEHYMKIRDNAVEYEEYFYIEKSKKHKSGAIFDAYNFLTFDYNGYIYTLLMPSLQKYKNQFLEDNLEDTYTKEFKKFQRASKLIRLSNKENKILDFWKYFEKSILVYKGVSHKLFAYYLKEFEFKFNYSKEEALELLIQNYFKEQT, from the coding sequence ATGGAGGCTTTTTTAGACAACAAAAGTGCTTTAGATGCATCGAAACTGCTGCATATCTCCTATGTCTGTGCAAAAAACTATTATCAGGATTTCAGAATGCTTTGTGCAAATATCAGTGAAGAGCATTATATGAAAATAAGAGACAATGCCGTAGAATATGAAGAATACTTTTATATAGAAAAATCAAAAAAACATAAAAGCGGTGCCATCTTTGATGCATACAATTTTTTGACTTTTGACTATAATGGATATATTTATACACTTTTAATGCCCTCTTTGCAAAAATATAAAAATCAGTTTCTAGAAGACAACCTTGAAGATACGTATACCAAAGAGTTTAAAAAATTTCAAAGAGCAAGCAAACTCATCCGACTTTCAAACAAAGAAAACAAAATTCTTGATTTTTGGAAATATTTTGAAAAATCGATTCTTGTATATAAAGGTGTTTCCCATAAACTTTTTGCCTACTATCTCAAAGAGTTTGAGTTTAAATTCAATTATTCAAAAGAAGAAGCTTTAGAACTTCTCATACAAAATTATTTTAAAGAGCAGACATGA
- a CDS encoding HyaD/HybD family hydrogenase maturation endopeptidase produces the protein MKQLALLSVGNILEFDDGVAVYASQYLEKNYTFSPQTDILNGGVEGINLLNLFMEYKHIIILDAIEIDDKPGSIYHIPSKELTGYGLNSGGAHEIGVLQCFDILELMGKEIPKSSIIGIVPQKIDVCIGLSMTMQETFGTYIDTVITVLQKEGIQVSKNEHPVSLEAIIESFKNPVSR, from the coding sequence ATGAAACAATTGGCACTCCTGAGCGTAGGAAACATTTTAGAATTTGATGATGGTGTAGCTGTCTATGCTTCACAATACCTGGAAAAAAACTACACATTTTCTCCGCAGACAGATATTCTCAACGGCGGTGTTGAAGGCATAAATCTCTTAAATCTTTTTATGGAGTATAAACATATCATCATTCTTGATGCCATTGAGATAGATGACAAACCCGGCAGTATCTACCATATACCTTCCAAAGAACTTACAGGATATGGTCTCAATTCCGGCGGAGCACATGAAATAGGTGTGTTGCAGTGTTTTGATATTTTAGAACTTATGGGAAAAGAGATCCCTAAATCGAGTATCATCGGTATAGTGCCACAAAAAATTGATGTATGCATAGGATTAAGTATGACTATGCAGGAGACTTTTGGTACATATATTGATACTGTCATTACTGTCTTGCAAAAAGAGGGAATTCAAGTAAGTAAAAATGAACATCCTGTCTCATTGGAAGCTATTATTGAAAGTTTCAAAAACCCGGTAAGTCGATAA
- a CDS encoding hydrogenase maturation protease — translation MNKKVALIGSGNAFFKDEGAGLYAGKFLKENFDFEPEIEIVDGGTLGFRLMPLLQEYDAVIIVNTASDNMKKTGEISVKTTDEFLDGELVKKTANEVEIAEMLQICSMSEKMAETTVISIVPEDIISVEVALSEALESHWQNYISVILQTLKNMGIVVKEKEKRCSLEDILHIFANPSIEFNRGF, via the coding sequence ATGAATAAAAAAGTAGCACTTATCGGAAGCGGCAATGCATTTTTTAAAGATGAAGGGGCCGGTCTGTATGCCGGAAAGTTTTTAAAAGAAAATTTTGATTTTGAACCGGAAATCGAAATAGTCGATGGAGGGACACTGGGCTTTAGACTAATGCCTCTTTTGCAGGAATATGATGCAGTCATTATTGTAAATACAGCCTCTGATAATATGAAAAAAACGGGAGAGATCAGTGTAAAAACAACTGATGAATTTTTAGACGGAGAGCTTGTCAAAAAAACTGCCAATGAAGTCGAAATTGCCGAAATGCTGCAAATTTGTTCTATGAGTGAAAAAATGGCAGAGACAACGGTCATCAGTATTGTTCCAGAGGATATTATATCGGTAGAAGTGGCATTGAGCGAAGCTCTTGAGTCGCATTGGCAAAACTATATCAGTGTTATTTTGCAGACCTTGAAAAATATGGGCATTGTTGTGAAAGAAAAAGAAAAAAGATGCTCTTTGGAAGATATTTTGCATATATTTGCCAATCCGAGTATAGAATTTAATCGTGGTTTTTAA
- the hypF gene encoding carbamoyltransferase HypF — protein sequence MSAESICRKKIYISGIVQGVGFRPFIYALANRYRLCGFVFNDGNGVVVEVQGENETLLEFIKEIDFSAPPLSRIDTLGIEDIQLKSDDGFSIVKSQDSALSTMLSPDMTLCDDCKREMFDKKNRRYMYPFINCINCGPRYTIIKNLPYDRKNTSMQNFTMCDTCKEEYEDPTNRRYHAQPISCYDCGPKLEFVSLMEECQAQNNEAVEKICECIKSGKTVAVKGLGGFHLVCDARNEEAVMLLRINKHRPSKPLAVMFENIESLQKICQVSKREKELIVSKERPIVLVKKKSQQQVLCKYIAPNIDKIGAFLPYTPLHELILKKLKFPIVATSANLSDEPIIQDQKELFKKLPLVVEVSLNHDREIINGCDDSVMMQIADQNITLRLARGFAPLSFVTKIQKSKKILALGAQQKSTITLAFEGNIVMSPHIGDLNTVGAMEYFRQTVQTFQRLYNFQPDIIVCDKHPGYETTKWAKEYIQNHPLCELIQLQHHYAHALGTMAEYALDEEVLAFCFDGTGFGDDGVLWGGEVLLATPKAYKRVCHMEEFFLIGGEKAIKEPKRVALSLLFDIFSLEEIKSMPNDFVSSLDKKEIQTLYLMRNRSINSIQTTSVGRLFDAVYALCGFLNPLGHEGESGMIMESLAREFKTRKKYTFEVKDDVISCKNLIKEILAEEKKELIPAKFMNALAAMIIQISLQHKNKRVILSGGVFQNSYLLEKVVSLFQKNHIKYNIASKVPVNDGGISLGQAYYALHQNSIKENYE from the coding sequence TTGTCGGCGGAGTCTATCTGTAGAAAAAAGATATATATCAGCGGTATTGTTCAAGGTGTCGGATTTCGCCCGTTTATTTATGCCTTAGCCAACAGGTACAGGTTATGCGGCTTTGTTTTTAATGATGGAAATGGCGTTGTTGTTGAAGTACAGGGGGAAAACGAGACGCTTCTTGAATTTATCAAAGAGATTGATTTTTCAGCGCCGCCTTTGAGTAGAATAGATACGCTTGGCATTGAAGATATACAGCTCAAAAGTGATGATGGTTTTAGTATTGTAAAATCCCAAGACAGCGCTCTTTCAACAATGCTGAGCCCGGATATGACACTGTGTGATGACTGCAAGCGTGAAATGTTTGATAAGAAAAACCGCCGTTACATGTATCCTTTTATCAACTGTATCAACTGCGGACCGAGATATACCATTATAAAAAATCTTCCATATGACAGAAAAAACACCTCAATGCAAAACTTTACAATGTGCGATACATGTAAAGAGGAGTATGAGGACCCGACAAATCGCCGTTATCATGCGCAGCCGATTTCCTGTTATGACTGTGGACCAAAGTTGGAATTTGTATCTTTGATGGAAGAGTGTCAGGCTCAGAACAATGAGGCTGTAGAAAAAATATGTGAGTGTATAAAATCCGGTAAAACAGTGGCTGTCAAAGGACTGGGCGGCTTTCATCTTGTATGTGATGCAAGAAATGAAGAAGCAGTGATGCTTTTGAGAATTAACAAGCACAGACCAAGCAAACCGTTGGCTGTAATGTTTGAAAATATAGAGTCTTTACAAAAAATCTGTCAAGTTTCCAAGCGTGAAAAAGAACTCATAGTTTCAAAAGAGCGTCCCATTGTTTTGGTAAAAAAGAAAAGCCAGCAACAGGTATTATGCAAATACATTGCTCCGAATATAGACAAAATCGGTGCGTTCCTTCCCTATACACCCTTACATGAATTGATTTTAAAAAAACTCAAATTCCCCATAGTAGCCACAAGTGCAAATTTAAGTGATGAACCGATTATTCAAGATCAAAAAGAACTCTTTAAAAAATTGCCCCTTGTTGTGGAAGTATCGCTTAACCATGACCGTGAGATTATTAACGGCTGTGATGACAGTGTTATGATGCAGATTGCCGATCAAAATATCACATTACGGTTGGCACGGGGTTTTGCCCCACTGAGTTTTGTAACAAAGATACAAAAGAGTAAAAAAATCCTGGCACTCGGTGCACAGCAAAAAAGTACAATTACTTTGGCTTTTGAGGGAAATATTGTTATGTCACCTCATATCGGGGATTTAAATACAGTTGGAGCTATGGAATATTTCAGACAGACTGTGCAAACTTTTCAAAGACTTTATAATTTTCAGCCTGACATTATTGTATGTGACAAACATCCAGGATATGAAACAACAAAATGGGCCAAAGAGTACATACAAAATCATCCCTTATGTGAACTTATACAGCTGCAGCATCATTATGCGCATGCTTTGGGTACGATGGCAGAGTATGCTTTGGATGAAGAAGTTTTGGCATTTTGTTTTGACGGTACAGGTTTTGGAGACGATGGAGTGTTATGGGGCGGTGAAGTGCTTTTGGCAACACCAAAAGCGTACAAAAGAGTCTGCCATATGGAAGAATTTTTTTTGATAGGGGGTGAAAAAGCGATAAAAGAACCAAAGAGAGTTGCACTTTCTCTTTTATTTGATATTTTTTCTCTTGAGGAAATAAAGAGTATGCCCAATGATTTTGTATCTTCTTTGGATAAAAAGGAGATACAAACGCTCTACCTCATGCGAAACAGGAGTATAAACTCTATACAGACTACTTCTGTGGGAAGACTCTTTGACGCTGTATATGCCTTGTGTGGTTTTTTGAATCCTTTAGGACACGAAGGAGAGAGCGGGATGATTATGGAGAGTCTTGCACGCGAATTTAAAACAAGAAAGAAGTATACTTTTGAGGTAAAAGATGATGTGATATCTTGTAAAAATCTTATCAAGGAGATACTTGCCGAAGAGAAAAAAGAGCTAATACCGGCAAAATTTATGAATGCTCTTGCTGCGATGATAATACAAATCAGCTTACAACATAAAAACAAAAGAGTAATACTCAGCGGAGGCGTTTTTCAAAACAGTTATTTACTGGAAAAAGTTGTGTCTCTTTTTCAAAAAAATCATATTAAATATAATATTGCATCAAAAGTACCGGTAAATGACGGTGGTATATCACTGGGGCAGGCCTATTATGCATTACATCAAAACAGTATCAAGGAAAATTATGAATAA
- a CDS encoding cytochrome b/b6 domain-containing protein, whose product MKPKYKQVKRMTAFMRLNHWVVAFSMVGAVVTGLYIGHPYYQTLIAEPAVMKYVMAWNRWVHFMIAIIFDVSSIVIAYLYFFSRFEKPYKKIIPTAGNIKEFFEVIINLVMLNRRKKFDSTHSDSFNTVFFLLFHLMLAWMLLTGLQLYVHGLESGLSSIGSWWPWMLHLVTDWTLPVSSWMIGSTATGTNIMDVRIVHHMTMWFILSWVAFHIYYQVWRTIFWKEGDIGIVVSGTKFVKEKEA is encoded by the coding sequence ATGAAACCTAAATACAAACAAGTCAAAAGGATGACAGCTTTTATGCGACTTAACCACTGGGTTGTCGCATTCAGCATGGTAGGTGCGGTGGTAACCGGACTCTATATAGGGCATCCTTATTATCAGACACTGATTGCTGAGCCTGCTGTTATGAAGTATGTGATGGCATGGAACCGATGGGTGCATTTTATGATTGCAATCATATTTGACGTCAGCAGTATTGTTATCGCGTATCTTTATTTCTTTTCAAGATTTGAAAAACCATATAAAAAGATCATCCCGACGGCAGGAAACATCAAAGAGTTTTTTGAAGTTATCATCAACCTTGTTATGCTGAACCGCCGTAAAAAGTTTGATTCTACTCACAGTGACAGTTTCAATACTGTTTTCTTTTTGCTGTTTCATTTAATGCTTGCATGGATGCTTTTGACAGGACTGCAACTCTATGTACACGGGCTTGAATCCGGGCTGAGTTCTATAGGGTCATGGTGGCCCTGGATGTTGCATTTGGTGACAGACTGGACCCTGCCGGTTTCATCATGGATGATTGGTTCAACGGCAACGGGAACAAATATTATGGATGTGCGCATAGTGCATCACATGACTATGTGGTTTATCCTTTCCTGGGTGGCTTTTCATATCTATTATCAGGTATGGCGTACCATATTTTGGAAAGAGGGAGACATTGGTATTGTTGTCAGCGGTACCAAATTTGTTAAAGAGAAAGAAGCATAG
- a CDS encoding nickel-dependent hydrogenase large subunit, producing MAKKHIVVDPITRIEGHLRIEAIIDENNTIVDAYASSTLFRGIETILKGRDPRDAGLLAMRICGVCTGTHYQRSIEAVEDAFDITVPKNARLVRNLIQGALYMHDHLVHFYHLHALDFVDVVSALSADPKKAAKEAEKWAAVAGTVPYEGYGDLKEVQERVAKFVKQGRLGIFGNGYWGNKHYKLTPEQNLIGVAHYLKALDIQRDMAKMQAIFGGKNPHPQSIVVGGVTCVQDIQNPARIALFKQLLQDTTKFVKQAYLPDVYMAGTMYADEATDSKATFTELMQGKGVGGTGGGLLNYMTYGDFRLDDTGFYKAKTLFPSGLVYGGDLSKVEDVDPQKIAEDVTHSWYAGTGKPEHPYDGTTIPEYTGLDKKEDGIAYLKTDEKYSWIKSPIYNDTRVEVGPLARMVVGVAKKDERITKYVMNFLKRGNLPTAVLFSTVGRTAARAIETELMADVMVEWVDELAANAASGDLRTWTEFDFDKVSVKTKGMGLAEAPRGALGHWVRVENGKISNYQAVVPSTWNAAPRDYKGRLGAYEAALIGTKVADPEQPLEIIRTIHSFDPCIACAVHVVDTKGKELGVYKIDTGCSI from the coding sequence ATGGCAAAGAAACATATAGTAGTTGACCCTATAACAAGAATCGAGGGTCATTTAAGAATAGAGGCAATTATAGATGAGAACAATACAATTGTAGATGCGTATGCTTCCTCAACACTCTTTAGAGGGATTGAGACAATTTTAAAAGGCCGTGATCCACGCGATGCGGGATTGTTGGCTATGCGTATCTGTGGTGTTTGTACGGGAACGCATTATCAGCGAAGTATTGAGGCAGTAGAAGATGCTTTTGACATTACTGTTCCTAAAAATGCGCGTTTGGTGCGTAACCTTATTCAGGGGGCACTCTATATGCATGACCATTTGGTGCATTTTTATCACCTGCATGCACTTGACTTTGTGGATGTTGTTTCAGCACTCTCGGCAGATCCGAAAAAAGCGGCAAAAGAAGCAGAAAAATGGGCTGCAGTAGCCGGAACAGTCCCGTATGAAGGATATGGAGATCTTAAAGAGGTCCAAGAGAGAGTAGCCAAGTTTGTCAAACAGGGCCGTCTTGGAATTTTCGGGAATGGTTACTGGGGGAACAAACATTATAAACTGACTCCGGAACAAAACCTCATTGGTGTTGCGCATTACCTCAAAGCACTGGATATTCAAAGAGATATGGCAAAAATGCAGGCTATATTTGGCGGGAAAAATCCGCATCCTCAGTCTATAGTTGTCGGTGGGGTGACCTGTGTACAGGATATTCAAAATCCTGCAAGAATTGCTTTGTTCAAGCAGCTTTTACAAGATACCACAAAGTTTGTCAAGCAGGCCTATCTTCCGGATGTTTATATGGCTGGAACAATGTATGCCGATGAGGCAACGGATTCGAAAGCAACATTTACTGAACTTATGCAGGGCAAAGGTGTCGGCGGAACCGGCGGAGGTCTGCTTAACTATATGACCTATGGTGATTTTAGACTTGACGATACCGGTTTTTACAAGGCAAAAACACTTTTTCCAAGCGGACTGGTTTATGGTGGTGATTTGTCAAAAGTTGAAGATGTTGATCCGCAAAAAATTGCAGAAGATGTTACACACTCATGGTATGCAGGTACAGGAAAACCCGAACATCCGTATGATGGTACAACCATTCCGGAATATACCGGACTTGATAAAAAAGAGGATGGCATAGCCTACCTTAAAACTGATGAGAAATACTCCTGGATCAAGTCTCCGATTTATAATGATACCCGTGTTGAAGTCGGACCTTTGGCCCGTATGGTTGTCGGTGTTGCCAAAAAAGATGAGAGAATAACAAAATATGTCATGAACTTCTTAAAACGCGGTAATTTACCGACAGCGGTACTCTTTAGTACAGTCGGACGTACAGCAGCCCGTGCTATTGAGACAGAGCTTATGGCTGATGTTATGGTTGAGTGGGTAGATGAGTTGGCTGCAAATGCTGCAAGCGGAGATTTGCGAACATGGACAGAGTTTGATTTTGACAAAGTAAGTGTGAAGACAAAAGGAATGGGACTTGCCGAAGCACCTCGCGGAGCACTCGGTCACTGGGTGAGAGTAGAAAACGGAAAAATTTCAAATTATCAGGCAGTAGTGCCTTCAACATGGAATGCTGCACCACGGGATTACAAAGGCCGTTTGGGAGCATACGAAGCAGCACTTATCGGTACAAAGGTGGCTGATCCCGAACAGCCTCTGGAGATTATACGTACCATTCATAGTTTTGATCCTTGTATCGCGTGTGCAGTGCATGTTGTTGATACAAAGGGTAAGGAACTCGGTGTCTATAAAATAGATACCGGTTGCAGTATCTAA
- a CDS encoding hydrogenase small subunit, with product MADRIEGVKKLFTSKSARVETNKGDAYYEKLFEKCQARIEELKTQQPINNRLDITDVLEMQGIERRDFLKWASAVTGMLMLPASFTPLVADAALLMNRAPVIWLELSDCAGNSEALLRSDGPKIDEIVLDIISLEFHETLQAAAGHQAEKQLEDAMETFKDKYLLFVEGAVPLGMNGQFGTIGASGETMHDHLLRVAKHAAAVVAVGSCATFGGVPAAAPNPTGAVGVMDVIQGKPLINIPACPANPANMVGVILHYILTGQVPELDSLLRPKFAFGYRIHDNCERRAHFDAGEYVEEWGDEGAKNNFCLYKVGCKGPMTFNNCSIVRYNEGVNWPVGVGRGCIGCSEPDFWDKYAYERPMADAKIKAPTGGVEKTVDEFGLGLLTAAGIGIGIHAVASAVAGKKEDGGEA from the coding sequence ATGGCGGATAGAATTGAAGGTGTAAAAAAACTCTTTACATCAAAAAGTGCACGCGTTGAGACGAACAAAGGGGATGCTTATTATGAAAAGCTGTTTGAGAAGTGTCAAGCCCGTATTGAAGAGTTAAAAACGCAACAACCGATTAATAACAGATTGGACATTACTGATGTTTTGGAGATGCAGGGAATCGAGAGAAGGGATTTTTTAAAGTGGGCAAGTGCAGTAACCGGTATGCTTATGCTTCCGGCTTCTTTTACTCCGCTTGTAGCTGACGCTGCGCTGCTTATGAACAGAGCGCCTGTTATCTGGCTGGAACTCTCAGACTGTGCCGGAAACTCTGAGGCATTACTGCGTTCAGACGGACCGAAAATTGATGAAATTGTGCTTGATATCATCTCTTTGGAGTTTCATGAAACACTTCAGGCTGCTGCAGGACATCAGGCTGAAAAACAGCTTGAAGATGCGATGGAGACTTTCAAAGACAAATACCTTCTGTTTGTTGAGGGAGCGGTACCGCTTGGCATGAACGGACAGTTTGGAACTATAGGTGCAAGCGGTGAGACTATGCATGACCACTTGTTGCGTGTGGCAAAACATGCAGCTGCTGTTGTTGCAGTCGGAAGTTGTGCGACTTTTGGAGGAGTGCCTGCGGCTGCTCCAAATCCGACAGGTGCGGTAGGTGTGATGGATGTCATACAGGGCAAACCTCTTATCAACATTCCTGCCTGTCCTGCCAATCCTGCAAATATGGTAGGGGTTATCTTACACTACATCCTAACCGGACAGGTTCCGGAACTGGATTCACTGCTTCGTCCGAAGTTTGCTTTTGGCTATAGAATTCATGACAACTGCGAAAGAAGAGCGCACTTTGATGCAGGTGAGTATGTGGAAGAGTGGGGTGACGAGGGTGCAAAAAACAACTTCTGTCTCTACAAAGTCGGTTGTAAAGGTCCAATGACATTTAACAACTGTTCCATAGTAAGATATAACGAGGGTGTGAACTGGCCTGTTGGTGTGGGCCGCGGATGTATCGGCTGTTCAGAACCGGATTTCTGGGATAAATATGCGTATGAGAGACCAATGGCAGATGCGAAAATTAAAGCACCTACCGGCGGTGTGGAAAAAACTGTTGATGAGTTTGGTTTGGGACTCTTGACCGCAGCGGGCATAGGTATAGGTATTCATGCAGTGGCCAGTGCAGTAGCAGGGAAGAAAGAAGATGGAGGAGAAGCATAA